The genomic DNA ACGTGGGTTCCGGGGACACGGCTGCGCGGTCGCGCGAGGGGGCCTCTCTCCCTCCCCGGGAAAAGCCCCTCCGGGGAAGGCCCCTCCCCCTGCCCGACGCGACTCCGGGCAGGGGGAGGGAGGGACCCCGCCCGGCTCTGCCGGTGAAGAGGCATGCTTGCCGGGACGCGCGAACGCCTGCTCCGCCCAGAACTGCACGATCGGCACCCGGGCCTGGGCCCCGATCAGTGCGGCGTTCGCCGCGGTGATGGTGTTTTGCTGCGCAGGTAGTACTGGTCGACGTGGACCAGGCGGGATTGGGCCAGTGCCTCGTAGCCTGGGTTGATGACCGGCGTCATGCCGATGTTGCACGCCTCGGAGACCAGCAGCGCGACCATGGAGGTCGTCAGGTCCTTCATGCGGGTCCTGCCGTCGCCCAGGTGCACGAACGCGTCCAGGAACCCGGTCCCTGGCAGACGTGTTCGCCTACGCCCGGGCCGAGGGCATCGAGATGCGGCTGGATGCCACCGAGGTCCAGGTCCGCAGATTTTGAAGCCGCAGGTCAGAACGGTCGCGGACCGCGCATCCCCGCTCGGCCGGGATCCTGCGTACCTCTTCGATGGCTTGGGTGGTTGTGGCGCGGTCGACACCGAACAGCAGGGCGAGGACAGAGTGCGGGAGATCGTGCCGCAGGTGGATCAGCGTGGCGACCAACCGGTCGACGAACACCAGCCGATGCCGGGCACCTGCCCCTGCCTCGCGTTTCCTGGCCCCACCGCGTGCTTCAGGACGGCGCCCCTCGACAGCGGCCTGCCACGGGCCGGCCAACTCCTCGACCAGACAGCCCAGATGCTGACGGGAGATATCAGTGAGCAGCCGCCAACTCGCCAGGGCCGCGCCGGTCGACCTCGGCATACCCGGCATCGTGCTGCGATCAGGGGCAGGCGAGAATGAGGGGATGTATCGCCTGCAAGCGGTCATCGCCACCGAATCCGTGCTCCGCGAGTTGGCCGGCTCCGCCACGCGGGCAAGCGTCGTCCTCTCGGCCAACACTTCTGGCTCTTGCAGGTGACCGACGCTCTGTTCGATGCGGTCACGGTCGCCGGGGCATCCGAACTCAACGGGTTCTGGAAGGCGCCAGCAGGCATTGAGCGCTTGCTCGGAGGCAGGACCCGTGGCCTACAACGAGGCCGACTGGTTCGGCGGGGCAGGAACCCGGACAGCGCAGGTCTGGGATGCCGAGAAGATGGTCCTTGGCCCATTGCGCCTGGACGAAGGGGAACCGTTGACCGGCTATCTCCCACGAACCGTTCGAGGTCAGATGGGCACGCCATCGACTTGGCGCAGAGAAGGAACCGGAACCAGGCAAGCAGCTCGTACGCGTAGGAGCGCAGCGAAGCCGGGCTGTCATCGTCGGCGAGCATGTCGAGCAGGAACTCGGTGACTGCCGCCACGGCGATCCCGTCATGGTCGAGCAGTCTGTACGGCAGCGACGGATCGCCGGTCTCCTCAACCCGGCCGACCCTCGGGACCGTGACTGCCGTGACGTCCCGTAACTGCGTGCCCTCTTGCACCTGATCCTCCACAAGCCGTGGTGGTCCCCAACAACTCGTGATGACAGCACATCAGGAGGCGGTGTGGCACGGCTTCCGAGGCAAGCTGACCGGCCCGACGCTTGGTTCCGTCACCGTGCGTCGATCTCCGGGGGCTCGTCGGCTCACGCCCCGGAAGTTCGGTCAACAGGCTCTCCCTGCCGTCCTGGTAACGCTGGTAGAGCTGCCAGAACCGGCCGCGGAAGAACTTCCGGGCGAGTGCGTGACGGCATTCCTGGAGGTTGGCCTGCCCCTTGATCTGGCGGCAGCATCCGGGCTCGTCGGCCAAGCGAAGGATGTGCAGGGCCTTGGCGATCCGCCCGTAGTGCGCGATCGCATTGCCCAGCGGGGTTGGGCGGCCCTCGCGCGACAGCATCCGGGTCACGTCGTAGGCGAGGACGGCCCCGGTGTGGATGGAGCCGATGATCCGCACGATGTCCTCCCGGTTCCGCTCGATCCGCCCCAGGTCGACCCGGCCGCAGGCCACGTCCTGAAAGGCGCCGTACCCGGCAGCGCGGTCGATGCGCCACATCTTCTGGTCCGGCAGGGCCGCGAGCAGGGGTGTGTACGTGACCCCGGCCAGGGCCAGGAGTTCGAACACGATGTCGGAGTAGAGGCGGTATCGGTGACGATCGTCCTGGACGACCGTCGGCATCGCGCACCCACGTCCGCAGCGTCTCGCGGCGACGTTCAGGTCGGTCGCGACTTCCTTGAGCGTCCGCTCCCTTGGCATGCCTGGGCCTCGGCGCCGCCGTCCGGACCTGCTGATGTGGCCGGCCGGGTTCGCCCGGGCGAGGGCGGTTGACTGCGGCAGTCCGCCCGCCTAAGTTTGCTGCACTTTAGATCGTTCGATGAACAAATGTTCATAGCGTGGTTGCGGGAGGTTCCTCGGTGGCTCGTCAGGCAGTGATCGGTATCGACGCGGGCACCACCGCGGTCAAGGCCGTCGTCCTCGCCCGGGACGGCGGGCAACTCGGCTGGGCGCGCGCGCCGCTGGGGGTGACACACCACGGCGACCGGGTCGAACAGGACATGGACGAGGTGTGGTCCGCCGTCCGCGACACCGTCCGCTCGGCGGTCCGGCAGGCGGGCGACAGCGTCGAGATCGCCGCCGTCGGGGTCACCGGACAGGGTGACGGCGCGTGGCTCGTGGACGCCGACGGCCGCCCCTGCGGCCCCGCGCGGATCTGGATGGACGGCGCCGCCGCCGACCGGAGCGCGCGCTGGGAGGCCGACGGCCGGGGCGCGCTGGTCCACGAGGTCACCGGCTCGTCCCTGTTCCCCGGAGCGCTGCCGGTGCTCCTGGAACAATTGGAGGCGGACTACCCCGAGCGGCTCGCACAGGCCGCCCACCACCTCAACTGCAAGGACTGGATCCGCTTCCGGCTCACGGGCGAGGTCGCCACCGACGCCTCCGAGGCATCCCGCACCTATCTCGACGTGGCCGCCGGGGAATACTCCGATGCCCTGATCGAAGGGCTGGGGCACCAGCGCTTCCGCAGGCTTCTCGCCCCGGTACTGCCCCCCGCGTCCCCGGCGGGCCGCATCACCGCCGAGGCCGCCGCCGCCACCGGTCTGCCGGTCGGCGTTCCGGTCTCCGCCGGTCTGGTCGACGCCGCCGCGGGCGGGGTCGGCCTAGGGGCGGTCCGGCCGGGCGACGCCTACCTCATCGTGGGCACCACCGCGTTCACCGCCACCGTGCACCGCGACAGCCGGGACCGCCGCGCCCAGGGCCAGATCACCCTGGCGACCGGCCTGGACGGACAGGCCCTCGCCTGCCTCGCCCCCATGACGGGCGCGCCCAACCTCGACTGGGTGCGCCGGGTGACCGGGCTGGAGGGCAGCGACTGGCCCGAGGTGGAGCAGGTCGCGCGCGCCGCGGGCCCCGGCGCGGGCGGTGTCGTCTATCTCCCCTACGGCTCGCCCAGCGGGGAACGTGCCCCCTTCATCGACAGCGCGGCCTCCGCGTCCTGGGTGGGGATGAGCGTCCGCACCACGGCCGGGCAACTGCTGCGCGCCGTCTATGAGGGCATCGCCTTCACCCTGCGCGAGTGCCTCGGCACGCCCGTCCCCGGGCGGGTGCTGCGAATCGCGGGCGGCTCGGCTTCCTCGGATCTGCTCTGTCAGGTGCTCGCCGACGTCACCGGCGAGCCGGTGGTGCGCTCCACCGCGCCGGAGCTCGGCGCCAGGGGCGTGGCCGCCCTCGCCATGGTGACCGGCGGGGTGGCCGAGGACCTCGACGCGGCGCTCACGGCGCTGGCCCGCCCCACGGACGCCTTCCACCCCGACCCCTCCCTGCAGGAACCGTACGGCCGGCAGGCGCGGGCGTTCGCCGCCGCCCGGGACGCACTGCGACCCGTCTGGCCCGCGCTGCGGGAACTGCGGACCGAGGCCGAGGCCCCGCCGTCAATATCCCCTGCCACAAACACCTCCAGCACCTCTGACCTCTCTGACACCTCTGACACCTCTGACACCTCTGACAAGGCTGAGTCGGCGTATGACGCCGATGGATGGGAAACCCTGTGACCAGTGCGTCGCCGCGACCGCGGCTGCTCATTACCGCACCATTCGACCCCGCCGCCGCCGCGCAGCTGGCCGATCTCTTCGACATCGAGACCGTGGAGCCGTCCATGGCGGGTGACTCCCTCGCCCGGCCCCAGCTCGCCGACTGGCTCGCGGAGGCCGACGCGGTGGTCTGCGAGGTCGACCGGGTCGACCAGGCGGCCCTGGACGCCGCTCCGGCGCTGAAGTTCGTGGTCACCTGCCGGGCCAGCCCAGTCAACGTCGATCTCGCCGCATGCACCCGCCGGGGCATACCGGTGGCCACCA from Streptomyces sp. NBC_00654 includes the following:
- a CDS encoding FGGY-family carbohydrate kinase — its product is MARQAVIGIDAGTTAVKAVVLARDGGQLGWARAPLGVTHHGDRVEQDMDEVWSAVRDTVRSAVRQAGDSVEIAAVGVTGQGDGAWLVDADGRPCGPARIWMDGAAADRSARWEADGRGALVHEVTGSSLFPGALPVLLEQLEADYPERLAQAAHHLNCKDWIRFRLTGEVATDASEASRTYLDVAAGEYSDALIEGLGHQRFRRLLAPVLPPASPAGRITAEAAAATGLPVGVPVSAGLVDAAAGGVGLGAVRPGDAYLIVGTTAFTATVHRDSRDRRAQGQITLATGLDGQALACLAPMTGAPNLDWVRRVTGLEGSDWPEVEQVARAAGPGAGGVVYLPYGSPSGERAPFIDSAASASWVGMSVRTTAGQLLRAVYEGIAFTLRECLGTPVPGRVLRIAGGSASSDLLCQVLADVTGEPVVRSTAPELGARGVAALAMVTGGVAEDLDAALTALARPTDAFHPDPSLQEPYGRQARAFAAARDALRPVWPALRELRTEAEAPPSISPATNTSSTSDLSDTSDTSDTSDKAESAYDADGWETL